From Candidatus Paceibacterota bacterium:
AAGATGTTTTAAAAGCTATTTTAGAAGCGGATAATTATCGGGATGCAAAAATTGTCTTTGATGCTTCTAAACCAACGATGATACCTAAGCGATTAATTGACAATACAAAGGCTAAAGATATTTTAGGTTTTGAAGCAAAAACATCTTTAATGGACGGCATCGAAGAAACCGTAAAATGGTATAAAAATAAGATTTCAAAAATATGATTATCACCAGAACACCTTTTCGCATTTCATTTTTCGGGGGAGGGACGGATTATCCGGTTTGGTATGAAGAAAACGGCGGAGCTGTATTAAGCACCACTATAAATAAGTATTGTTATATAATTACAAGGTACCTTCCTCCGTTTTTCGATTATAAATATAGGATAAGGTATATTCTCCGTGAGGAAACTAAGGATGTTTCCGAAATACGGCATCCTTCTGTCCGGGAATCTTTGAAATACCTTAATATTAATCGCGGCATTGAAATGGTTCACACGGCTGACTTACCGGCCCGTTCAGGCCTTGGTTCTAGTTCCGCTTTTACTGTCGGTTTCTTAAACAGTTTATACGCTTTAACCGGAAAAATGGTAACTAAAAGGCAGTTAGCTCTTGATGCAATCCATGTTGAACAGGATTTAATTAGGGAAAATGTTGGTTCTCAGGACCAAACTAATGCTGCCTTTGGCGGTTTGAATAAAATAGAGTTTGGTGGCCAGGAGAAAATACGAGTCCAGCCCATAACCATCAGTGGAGAGAAATTAAAATTATTCCAGGACCATTTAATGCTGTTTTTCACCGGTTTTTCCAGGGACGCTTCCCAGGTTGCCGGAGAGCAGATTAAAAAAACTCCCTCAAGGGGGCAGGAATTGAAAGCCATGGGGCAGATGGTAGATGAGGCGATTAATATTCTTAATGGTGATGTCAATAGAATTAAAGACTTTGGCAAACTTCTTCACGAATCCTGGAAAATAAAAAGGAGCTTAACAGATAAAATATCAAACGGTCAAATTGATAATATTTACGAAACAGGTCTTGGAGCGGGAGCCTTAGGAGGAAAGTTATGCGGGGCTGGCAGCGGCGGATTCATATTATTTTTCGCGCCGCTCGAAGCACAGGCACAAATAAAAGAGAAATTAAAGAATCTCTTATACGTGCCGTTTCGCTTTGATGAGCTAGGTAGCCAGATAGTTTTCCATAGCGCTCAAGACTTTTTCTAAACATATGGACAAAATATTCTTAATTAATAAAGCAATAAAAGATAGTCACGAGACAAAAAGTAAAATCCTAGGAAACAAGGAAATTTTGTCGATGATTGAAACAATTGCCGAAGAAATGATAAAGGCTTTCAAAAACGGAAGGAAAGTTCTTTTCTGCGGTAACGGCGGCAGCGCGGCTGACGCCCAGCATTTAGCGGCAGAGCTTTCCGGGAAGTATTATCTAGATAGGGATCCTTTGCCGGCAGAACCCTTGAATATAAACACTTCCTTTATGACCGCAGTAGCCAATGATATTTCCTATAAAGAAGTTTTTGCTAGATTAATAAAGGCTGTGGGTCAGTCGGGCGATATCTTGATTGCTCTTTCAACTTCCGGCAATTCAATGAACGTTATAAGGGCCGTTGAAACTGCCAATGATAAGAAGATGATTACCATTGGCTTGACTGGTGAAAGCGGAGGGAAGATGCAGTCTCTTTGCCAACATTTAATTAAAGTGCCATCATCTGATACTCCGAGAATCCAGGAAGCCCATACTTTGATCGGCCATATTCTCTGCGATATAGTGGAAAAGGAAATTTTCGGAGAAAAAGACGTTAAAGAATCATGAAAGCAGTAATATTGGCAGGCGGGAAAGGTACCCGTCTGTTTCCTTTAACCAGAGAAATTCCTAAAGTATTGGTGAAAATAGGCAGAAAGCCGGTTATCGAGCACCAGATTCTACTCTTGAGAGATTACGGCATTAAAGAAATCTGGATACTTGCCGGATTTTTAGGCGATCAAATAAGAGAGTACCTTCAAGACGGCAGAAAATGGAAGGTTAAAATTTATTATCTGCAGGAGAAAAAGCCCTTAGGTACAGCAGGCGCCCTTAAAACCCTGGGAAAGATAATACAGAAAGATGATTTTTTGGTTTTTTCCGGAGACGTAATGCTGGATTTTGACATTAAGAGACTTGTTGCTTATTACCGCCAGAAAAAAGCTTTTACAATTATTGTCCATTCCAACGACCATCCGGCAGACAGCGATTTGGTTGAGGTTGATAATAAGGGAAAGATTATTTCTTTATTGAGAAGACCCCATCCCAAAGGCAGTATTTTCCGTAATTTAAGCATTGCTTCTGCTTATATTTTTTCGCCGAAGATTTTTAAACACATACCTCAAAGGAGAAAATGCGACATTGAGAAAGACGTGCTGCCTTTGATTTTGAAATCAAAAGAGAAAGTTTACGCCTACAACACTCCAGAATACATTAAAGATATCGGCACTCCCAAAAGATTGGAAGAAGTAAGGCGGGATTACAGTTCGGGGAAGATTAGGAGGCTTAATCTTAAGAATAAAAGGAAAGCAGTGTTTCTTGACAGAGACGGCGTCATTAACAAGGAAGTAGACCAGCTTTCCAGAATAAAAGATTTTGAATTATATAGTTTTGCTGCTAAGGCCGTAAAAAAGATCAATGAATCCGATTATTTAGCCATCATAGTTACCAACCAGCCGATGGTTGCTAAAGGCTTTATGACGGAAAAAGATTTGAATGAAATACATAAAAAACTGGAAACAGAGCTTGGCTTAAAAGGAGCAAAAATAGACGCCATTTATTATTGCCCCCATCATCCGGAAAAGGGATTTGTCGGCGAAGTGCCGGAATTAAAAATTAAATGTAATTGCCGCAAGCCGCTGCCAGGCCTTTTTTTGAAAGCGCGCAAAGACTTTAATATTGACTTTAAGAAATCATATTTGATTGGAGATCAGGAGAGAGACATATTAGCTGGTAGGAAAATCGGCTGCAAAACCATTCTGGTTAAAACGGGGCTCGGGAAATCTTACAAGAACGCCGTAAAGCCGGATTTCGCTGCTAAAAATTTGTTGGAGGCGGTTGTTAATATAATCAAATAGCTTTAAATGAAATACGATAAAATTAATCTTTTATACCGCGCGCCAACGTCAATTTATTCTTCCTATATTTATTTTGAAGGATTAAGAAGGGCCCTGGAAAGGAACGGGCTTTTGTATTATGCTTTCGGCGCGGGCGGCAAAGAAGCTTTAAATATGGAAGAACTTTTAAAGTACCCGATTTTGTGCGTTAACGGTTCATGGGAGCCTGTTTTCAGTATTGTAAAATCGGTTGCCGGGCGGCAGTTCGTAGCCGAAATTAATTCCGAACTCTTATTTAAGGGCGATTACTATAAAGGATTGAAAAATACTCTCATTACAAAATTGTCCCGGTTAGGAAAATACTTTAATGTTCTAAAATCTTCTCCGCGGCAGAGATATAAGGAATTATTGCAGGAGATCAGAATGTTCCTTAGAGTAAATATTTTAAAAGATTATTTGTATCCGTATAAATTAATGAAAGAAAGATCAAAATACTTTGATTTATATTTTTCTGGAGCAGAAGATGATTTAGACAAATACTTTGGAAAACCCTGTTATTTTTTTATAAGCTGGGCGCATACGGAATTATTAGATGACATCGCTAAACCGACTAGCGATAAGATATTGTTTGTCGGAGCTCTCCACGGCACAAGAGCAGATTTTTTAAAAGAAGACAAAAGCAAGATAGTTGAGGCGAGAAACACTTCATTTAAAAAAGATTCCACGGAAAACGTCAGAGAATTGGCCAGATTGATTAATGAATATAAATATACGCTTTGTCCCGTGGGCGTAATTGACCAATATATACCGGGCAAGATTTTTGAATATTTGGCCTGCAAGAGACTATGCTTTTGTCATTCTCCGAAAAAAGGCACAGTAAGAATTGAAAAATTCTTCAGGGACGGAAAAGAAGTGGTTTATTTCAGGAATTTTCCCGAACTGGAAAAGAAATACCAATATTATCTTAATAATCCGGAAGAAGCTGAAAGAATAGCTTTGACCGGCTACGAAAAAGTCAGGAAATACCATAATGCTGACGCTAGGGCTAAGTATTTTGCCCAAACAGTTCTGCATTATGCCAATGGCGGGAAATACAAAGACGAGATTAACGATTTGGCTATTTTTGGCGTAGAATAAATTAAAATGGAAAAATACGACAATTTTAATTATCAAAGTCATTATCGGGATTTAAAGACCTTGGGTGGTTCCGGATTGGAAAAAACTGTTTTTAAATTGATATGTAGAGATATTGCCAAGGATAGGAGAGCTATTGCAAAAATACTTGAAATAGGATTTGGAAAAGGCGACTTAATTTTTAAATTGGCTGAGAACAATTTTAATGTTAGCGGTCTTGATATTTCTTTTGAGAATGTGAAAGCTGTCCAGAACACATTAGGGGAAAGGGGATTGCGAGCTGACGTGAGACAGGATGATATTTTGAAAAGTTCCTTTGACGAAGGAGAATTTGATGTTATCGTGGCTTGCGAAGTAATTGAACATCTTACTGATTTAGGAGAAGCAGCTAAAGAAATAGCCAGAATTTTGAAGCCGGGCGGAACCTTAATCGTTTCTGTTCCCTATCGTCAGAAAGTCAAGCTTGAAGAATGTATTTTTTGTCATAAGCTGACGCCCCGTGACGGCCATTTGCACTCTTTTGATAAGGAGAAAATTTTAAGTCTTTTTAGAAAATATGATATTGAGGTCGAAAAGACAATGATTCACTTTTCAAAAGCAAACCTTTTTCCTTTCTTGAATAAGATATATGTTTTTCCCTTTTCTTGGATTATTAATTGGTTTGACTTGGCCATTTCCAGAATATTCGGCTTGTTTCCGCCCTTCTTATTAGTAAAATTCCGCAAAAGATAAATTTAAAATATGAAAGAAGAATTTCCTTTCGTTTCAATTATCATCCCTTGTTTCAATGAAGAAAAATACATTGGAAAGTGCTTAGGTTCTTTATTGAGACAGGATTATTCTAAAGAAAAAATGGAAATTTTGTTGATTGATGGGATGTCAAAAGATAAGACCAGGGAAGTAATTAAAGATTTTACTGGGAAATATCCGTTTTTAAGGATTTTGGACAACCCAAAGAGATTCACTCCTTTTGCTTTGAATATCGGCATTAAAAATGCCAAAGGAGATATTATTATTCGGATGGATGCTCATGCCGGTTATGAAAAAGATTATATTTCAAAATGCGTAAAATATTCAATTGAATACGACGCGGACAATGTTGGTGGATTTATGAAAACCTTGCCATCTGGAAAAAGTTTAACGGCAAAGGCCATTGCTTTTTGTCTGTCTAATGTTTTTGGCGTGGGCGGTTCATATTTCAGGACCGGGTTAAAAGAGCCTCGCTGGGTGGATACGGTTTTTGGCGGCTGCTTCAAAAGGGAAGTTTTTGATAAAATTGGATTATTCAACGAAAACCTCATTCGAAGCCAGGATATGGAATTGAATATAAGATTGAAAAAAGCGGGCGGGAAAATTCTTCTACATCCTGATATTATCGCTTATTATTATCCAAAAGATAATTTGAAAGATTTTTTTGTTCATAACCTTAAAGACGGAATTTGGACGATTTATCCTTTGAAATTCGTAAAAACCGCTTTTAAAGCAAGACATTTTATTCCTTTGCTTTTTATTTTAACTCTGCCCATAAGCATTTGGCCATATCTTATCTTTAACCTTTTTTTCTCAACTAAGATAGCTATAGAGCAAAAAGATATAAGATTGTTATTTCTAATGCCGATTGTCTTTTTAACTCGTCATGTCGGTTACGGTTTAGGTTCCATTGTTGGTTTATTTAAATTATTGATAGAATAAATTCATGGAATCTAGAAAACAAAAAGAAATTGAATATTACGACAAGCAGGCCGAAAATTGGTTGAAAGAAAATCCGAACAAAATACAGGGAGGGGATTTTGAGGACTTTAATCCTTTAATTCTATCCAGTTTTCAGTTTCTCTATAAGCTTCTCGCTAAAAACTGCCAGGATAAGATAATTTTAGATTATGGTTGCGGCAATGGCGTTCATTCTGTTTTTCCCGTTAAGATGGGAGCAGAAAAAGTTATTGGAATTGATTTGTCCGAGTCGTCTCTTAAAATAGCCAGAGAAAGAGCAAAACAAGGGGGAATGGCAGATAAAACAGAATTTTTGGCGATGGACTGCGAAAAAATGGATTTCCCGGATAATTATTTTGATGTTATTTTTGACGGAGGAACTTTTTCTTCTTTGGATTTAAATAAAGCTTATCCTGAATTATTCCGCGTTTTGAAGCCGGAAGGCATTTTAATCGGTATTGAAACGTTTGGTCACAATCCGTTCACCAATTTAAAAAGGAAGATAAACAAATTAATCGGCAAAAGAACAGGCTGGGCGGCAGAGCATATTTTTCAAACTAAGGACTTAAAAGAAGCAAAGAAATACTTTAGAGAGATTGAGGTTCATTATTTTCATTTAAAGTCATGGTTGGCTTTTCCGTTTTTGAACTTACCAGGAGGAAAGCTTTTACTGAAAATTCTGGAGACGATTGAAAAACCTTTTTTAAAGATACCGCTTTTGAACAAGTACGTGTTTAAAGTAGTATTTATCTTTAAAAATCCAAAAATCAAAGAGATAATCTCTTTTTAACCTCATCTGAGGATTCGGCAAATGGTTAAACGCTTATTTGATATCATTTTTTCCCTTTTTGGACTAATATTGACTTCTTCTTTGTTTTTGCTTTTTGCTTTTTTGATAAAGCGGGAATCGCCTGGCCCTGCTTTTTATCGCGGGATTAGGGTCGGAAAGAACGGCAAGAAATTTAGAATTTTTAAATTCAGGACAATGGTTGTTGACGCTGAAAATTTGGGAGGGCCTTCAACTGCCGGCGATGACCCCCGTTTGCTGAAAATCGGCAGGATTTTAAGGAGATACCAGTTAGATGAACTGCCCCAGTTTATAAATATTTTTAAAGGAGAAATGTCGTTTGTCGGGCCAAGGCCGGAAGTGTGTTCAGAAGTGGAAAGATATAAAAAAGAAGACAGGGAATTGATTCTTTCAGTAAAGCCCGGCTTGACTGATTTGGCTACCTTGGAAAACGTGCACGAAGAGGAAATTTTAAGAGGGGCGGCAGACCCACACGAAGCTTATAGAAAGCTAATTCAGCCGCAAAAGATAAAGCTGGCCAAAGAATACGTGAAAAAGCGTTCTTTATGGCTGGATATTAAAATTATCCTTGAAACCCTCAAATCCGCGATTTTTTAAATATTGTCTTCAAATAAAATAACCCTCCATATTATTTTGCGTGTGGAGGGTTGTTTTTTTCGCGTTTCTTTGAGATTATGCGAATTTCAGGACAAGAGCACTCGCCTCGTTTGGATATTCTTCTCCCATTCTTTTTTTATTCAGTATTTTCAAGAGCGTCGTTCTTTGATCCTGATAGTCGCTTAGCATTTTTGCGGCCAAACCTGGTAGTTTTTCCGGGGAGCTTTCTTCCCAATGGAAATACCCATCAGAACAGAGGATAACCAGCTTAAGGTCTTGAACGAGAAGGGAAGAGCGGTTCCAGTGCTGTTCCAGAGTGTTCTGCCCGTTCAGGATATAGTAGTTATCTTCTGAATCGTCATTATTTGTATATAGTCGCCGCAGGTCGGACAATATTGGTGCAAACTCGACCCACATTTCTTTTTCGTTATTGCCATTTTGGCTGAGGATTTTCTGCCGTATTTCCATAGTTTTCTTTTGGTACTCGTAAACGGGATTTTGGGTATATCCTATTTTTCCCGATAGGAACCGCCAGAATATCAGGCAGTCGCCAAACTGCAAGAAATGCAGGAATTTTCCTTCTACTTTCGCGAGCGCCAAACAGGTTCCTGGAATTAGGCCGGCGTTCGCCAAGGGGATTCCCTGGTCCAGAATATTATCCCCGACCAATCTGTTTAGTATGGAAACATACGATTCAATGGAAACATTAGGGTTCGCTTCCTTGAAAACCTCCATTGCCGTAGTAGCGATCATTTCTCCGCCGGTTTTCCCTCCATAAAGCCTTATTGGACGCACGCGAGAATGAGGTTCGCTGAATGCGTCGCCAACTCCGTAAAAACCGCCATCTTTTTCATGGATAACAAAATCTTCCTTTTGTTTATGCCATCCGTGGTCACAAACGCTAATAGCCGTATCAAAAGCCATCGTCTTACTCCTTCAATATATATTTCGGAAAGATGTAGATGTAAAAGGGCTATTTGTCCCTCCGATAGGAATTATCATACAAAAATAGGTGATTTGTGTCAAATATTGATTCTTTAGCTGGAATTGAGTAAAATTAAGATATTGTATGAATAAAACCATTGAAGAACTGGAAATACTGTCTAAAGAAATCAGAAGGGAAATTTTGGAGATGATTTACCGCACGAAAAGCCCTCATGTTGGCTGTTCTTTTTCCATGGTTGAATTATTGGTTTCTCTTTATTTCAGGATTCTCAACGTTGATTCTAATAACCCGGCAGATCAGAATCGGGACAGATTTCTTTTGAGCAAGGGACACGGCTGTCCTGCTTTGTATGCTGTTTTGGCTAAAAAGGGGATTATGTCCAAAAAGATTTTTGAAGGATTTGCCAAAGAAAACGGAACTCTAGAACAGCATCCTACCAGAGATCCGAATATAGGAATTGAAATTACCAGCGGTTCTTTGGGCCATGGTTTATCAATTGGCGCTGGCATGGCCTTGGCTGCGAAATACGACAACGCTTCTTACCGGATTTTTGTATTTCTGGGAGATGGCGAACTTAATGAAGGTTCAAATTGGGAGGCAATAATGTTCGCCAAGCAGCATTGTTTGGACAATCTGGTGGCCATTGTTGACCACAACAAGCTTCAGGCTATGGAAAAAAGCTCGGAAGTCATTAACCTTGAGCCTTTAAAGGAAAAATGGCAGGCGTTTGGCTGGGGTACAAAAGAAGTTGACGGGCACAATGTTGAAGAAATTATTTCTACTTTGGAAAGCGTTCCTTTTGAAAAAGGAAAACCTTCTTGCATTGTGGCTCATACGATAAAAGGCAAGGGAGTTTCTTCTATGGAAAATGAGCCAAGATGGCACGATAAGTATCCTGATGATGAAGAATATCAAAAAGCTTTAAATGAATTAAAATGAGGAAAATTTTCTTCCAAACTTTAGAGGAATCTGCAAAGAAAGACAAAAGCATTTTCATACTGGCTGCGGATTTGGGAGTGAAATTCTTCCAAAACTTCAAAGATATTGACTCTAAAAGAT
This genomic window contains:
- a CDS encoding GDP-L-fucose synthase — encoded protein: DVLKAILEADNYRDAKIVFDASKPTMIPKRLIDNTKAKDILGFEAKTSLMDGIEETVKWYKNKISKI
- a CDS encoding kinase, which gives rise to MIITRTPFRISFFGGGTDYPVWYEENGGAVLSTTINKYCYIITRYLPPFFDYKYRIRYILREETKDVSEIRHPSVRESLKYLNINRGIEMVHTADLPARSGLGSSSAFTVGFLNSLYALTGKMVTKRQLALDAIHVEQDLIRENVGSQDQTNAAFGGLNKIEFGGQEKIRVQPITISGEKLKLFQDHLMLFFTGFSRDASQVAGEQIKKTPSRGQELKAMGQMVDEAINILNGDVNRIKDFGKLLHESWKIKRSLTDKISNGQIDNIYETGLGAGALGGKLCGAGSGGFILFFAPLEAQAQIKEKLKNLLYVPFRFDELGSQIVFHSAQDFF
- a CDS encoding D-sedoheptulose 7-phosphate isomerase; the encoded protein is MDKIFLINKAIKDSHETKSKILGNKEILSMIETIAEEMIKAFKNGRKVLFCGNGGSAADAQHLAAELSGKYYLDRDPLPAEPLNINTSFMTAVANDISYKEVFARLIKAVGQSGDILIALSTSGNSMNVIRAVETANDKKMITIGLTGESGGKMQSLCQHLIKVPSSDTPRIQEAHTLIGHILCDIVEKEIFGEKDVKES
- a CDS encoding HAD-IIIA family hydrolase, translating into MKAVILAGGKGTRLFPLTREIPKVLVKIGRKPVIEHQILLLRDYGIKEIWILAGFLGDQIREYLQDGRKWKVKIYYLQEKKPLGTAGALKTLGKIIQKDDFLVFSGDVMLDFDIKRLVAYYRQKKAFTIIVHSNDHPADSDLVEVDNKGKIISLLRRPHPKGSIFRNLSIASAYIFSPKIFKHIPQRRKCDIEKDVLPLILKSKEKVYAYNTPEYIKDIGTPKRLEEVRRDYSSGKIRRLNLKNKRKAVFLDRDGVINKEVDQLSRIKDFELYSFAAKAVKKINESDYLAIIVTNQPMVAKGFMTEKDLNEIHKKLETELGLKGAKIDAIYYCPHHPEKGFVGEVPELKIKCNCRKPLPGLFLKARKDFNIDFKKSYLIGDQERDILAGRKIGCKTILVKTGLGKSYKNAVKPDFAAKNLLEAVVNIIK
- a CDS encoding glycosyltransferase family 1 protein, whose product is MKYDKINLLYRAPTSIYSSYIYFEGLRRALERNGLLYYAFGAGGKEALNMEELLKYPILCVNGSWEPVFSIVKSVAGRQFVAEINSELLFKGDYYKGLKNTLITKLSRLGKYFNVLKSSPRQRYKELLQEIRMFLRVNILKDYLYPYKLMKERSKYFDLYFSGAEDDLDKYFGKPCYFFISWAHTELLDDIAKPTSDKILFVGALHGTRADFLKEDKSKIVEARNTSFKKDSTENVRELARLINEYKYTLCPVGVIDQYIPGKIFEYLACKRLCFCHSPKKGTVRIEKFFRDGKEVVYFRNFPELEKKYQYYLNNPEEAERIALTGYEKVRKYHNADARAKYFAQTVLHYANGGKYKDEINDLAIFGVE
- a CDS encoding class I SAM-dependent methyltransferase; protein product: MEKYDNFNYQSHYRDLKTLGGSGLEKTVFKLICRDIAKDRRAIAKILEIGFGKGDLIFKLAENNFNVSGLDISFENVKAVQNTLGERGLRADVRQDDILKSSFDEGEFDVIVACEVIEHLTDLGEAAKEIARILKPGGTLIVSVPYRQKVKLEECIFCHKLTPRDGHLHSFDKEKILSLFRKYDIEVEKTMIHFSKANLFPFLNKIYVFPFSWIINWFDLAISRIFGLFPPFLLVKFRKR
- a CDS encoding glycosyltransferase family 2 protein, translating into MKEEFPFVSIIIPCFNEEKYIGKCLGSLLRQDYSKEKMEILLIDGMSKDKTREVIKDFTGKYPFLRILDNPKRFTPFALNIGIKNAKGDIIIRMDAHAGYEKDYISKCVKYSIEYDADNVGGFMKTLPSGKSLTAKAIAFCLSNVFGVGGSYFRTGLKEPRWVDTVFGGCFKREVFDKIGLFNENLIRSQDMELNIRLKKAGGKILLHPDIIAYYYPKDNLKDFFVHNLKDGIWTIYPLKFVKTAFKARHFIPLLFILTLPISIWPYLIFNLFFSTKIAIEQKDIRLLFLMPIVFLTRHVGYGLGSIVGLFKLLIE
- a CDS encoding methyltransferase domain-containing protein, giving the protein MESRKQKEIEYYDKQAENWLKENPNKIQGGDFEDFNPLILSSFQFLYKLLAKNCQDKIILDYGCGNGVHSVFPVKMGAEKVIGIDLSESSLKIARERAKQGGMADKTEFLAMDCEKMDFPDNYFDVIFDGGTFSSLDLNKAYPELFRVLKPEGILIGIETFGHNPFTNLKRKINKLIGKRTGWAAEHIFQTKDLKEAKKYFREIEVHYFHLKSWLAFPFLNLPGGKLLLKILETIEKPFLKIPLLNKYVFKVVFIFKNPKIKEIISF
- a CDS encoding sugar transferase, encoding MVKRLFDIIFSLFGLILTSSLFLLFAFLIKRESPGPAFYRGIRVGKNGKKFRIFKFRTMVVDAENLGGPSTAGDDPRLLKIGRILRRYQLDELPQFINIFKGEMSFVGPRPEVCSEVERYKKEDRELILSVKPGLTDLATLENVHEEEILRGAADPHEAYRKLIQPQKIKLAKEYVKKRSLWLDIKIILETLKSAIF
- a CDS encoding transketolase, with protein sequence MNKTIEELEILSKEIRREILEMIYRTKSPHVGCSFSMVELLVSLYFRILNVDSNNPADQNRDRFLLSKGHGCPALYAVLAKKGIMSKKIFEGFAKENGTLEQHPTRDPNIGIEITSGSLGHGLSIGAGMALAAKYDNASYRIFVFLGDGELNEGSNWEAIMFAKQHCLDNLVAIVDHNKLQAMEKSSEVINLEPLKEKWQAFGWGTKEVDGHNVEEIISTLESVPFEKGKPSCIVAHTIKGKGVSSMENEPRWHDKYPDDEEYQKALNELK